A section of the Castanea sativa cultivar Marrone di Chiusa Pesio chromosome 12, ASM4071231v1 genome encodes:
- the LOC142619430 gene encoding toll/interleukin-1 receptor-like protein yields MAFLTTENASSSSSVPPSSTPGCIYEHDVFLSFRGTDTRNNFTDHLYYRLKQVGISTFRDDERLEQGTEINSGLLRAIDESKIAVVVLSKQYASSSWCLIELAKIVECMDKKKLTVLPVFHYVDPSDVRYQKGSFAEAFAKHENRFKDDDVKTWRAALTEVASLSGWHLKDK; encoded by the coding sequence ATGGCTTTTCTGACCACAGAAAACGCATCCTCCTCCTCATCTGTTCCTCCTTCTTCTACTCCTGGATGCATATACGAACACGATGTGTTTCTCAGTTTCAGAGGCACCGACACCCGCAACAATTTCACAGACCATCTATACTATAGGTTGAAGCAAGTAGGCATATCCACATTTAGGGACGATGAGAGGCTCGAGCAAGGAACAGAGATTAACTCAGGGCTCCTGAGAGCAATAGATGAATCGAAAATCGCTGTTGTCGTTCTATCCAAACAATACGCTTCGTCCAGTTGGTGTTTGATCGAACTAGCAAAGATCGTCGAGTGCATGGACAAGAAGAAGCTAACAGTCCTTCCTGTGTTCCACTATGTGGATCCTAGCGATGTCAGGTATCAGAAAGGGTCTTTCGCGGAAGCTTTTGCAAAACATGAAAATCGATTCAAAGATGATGATGTGAAGACTTGGAGAGCAGCCTTGACAGAAGTTGCCAGTCTCTCTGGATGGCATCTAAAGGATAAgtaa